In a genomic window of Limibacter armeniacum:
- a CDS encoding GNAT family N-acetyltransferase, with protein MNNIKSLPLDKAEWKTSLESYQNEVPHLGKFTLRPFDLAQDIAWLHEWVNLPYAVYWQLQQTSVTEVYNTYREIDSSPHVCVCVGELNGLTKFLVEFYHASEDRVAAHFDAKEGDYGFHILIGPPDQPQPQFTWHVFRTIMDFLFANPEVDRLVVEPDINNDKIHKLNKRAGFQYDKKITFPEKTAYLAFCTRQDYRIACQHSGTTNQ; from the coding sequence ATGAATAACATCAAGTCTCTCCCGTTGGACAAAGCTGAATGGAAAACCTCACTGGAAAGCTATCAGAATGAAGTGCCCCATTTGGGGAAATTTACCTTACGACCATTTGATCTGGCTCAAGATATTGCGTGGCTACACGAATGGGTCAATTTACCATATGCAGTTTATTGGCAGTTGCAGCAGACCTCTGTAACGGAAGTGTATAATACCTATCGGGAAATAGATTCATCACCTCATGTATGTGTTTGTGTTGGTGAGCTGAATGGACTGACCAAGTTTTTGGTAGAGTTTTACCATGCTTCAGAAGATAGAGTGGCTGCACATTTTGACGCAAAGGAAGGAGACTATGGCTTCCATATTTTGATAGGTCCTCCAGATCAGCCACAGCCTCAGTTTACGTGGCACGTTTTCAGGACAATTATGGATTTCCTTTTCGCAAATCCTGAAGTGGATAGATTGGTGGTTGAGCCTGACATCAACAATGACAAGATCCATAAACTGAATAAAAGAGCAGGTTTTCAATACGATAAGAAAATTACCTTTCCTGAAAAGACGGCTTACTTAGCCTTTTGTACAAGACAGGACTATAGGATCGCCTGTCAGCACAGTGGCACAACAAATCAGTAA
- a CDS encoding IucA/IucC family protein, whose amino-acid sequence MSLHTNNHLDPKTWNKVNRLYIKKAISEFSHELLIKPVLVERKDSWGVYELKSDDKEVTYQFNAQKLHFDHWYIDPDSIRKGTGGTLSLIAFIMEFKESLQIPEPMLPTYLEEISCTLYGAAYKYGGEWLTSAELANATFQQIEGAMIEGHPCFIANNGRIGFSVSDYHQYSPEASQGFKILWLAGHKDNAIFTSINTLSYEQLVEQELGKKQLKLFEGQLLERGLNPSDYYFFPMNPWQWENKLSYVFATDIATNQLVLLGEGEDTYQPQQSIRTLFNKSNPEKYYVKTALSIQNMGFMRGLSPYYMQSTPEITMWISDLLKEDQYLRSCGFSMLGEIATMGYINRNFEPMGRTNIYNKMLSVLWRESPLGYLKANQKPMTMAALLHVDPDGNALLPHLIQTSGKDEATWIRSYLSSYLAPLLHCFYAYDLVFMPHGENIILILEDNLPVGMFMKDITEEVVTFRPNENYPDKVQRLVVEAEDEVKVLSIATDVFDCFFRFLGQVIVAHCEMTERTFWELVADCIVTYQQLHPEFEEKYKSCDLFADSFIRSCLNRLQLNNHKQMVDLSNPVNGLQFIGRIDNPLATLHSVNA is encoded by the coding sequence ATGAGTTTACATACAAATAACCATCTTGACCCTAAAACTTGGAACAAGGTGAATCGGCTTTATATCAAAAAAGCCATCAGTGAGTTTTCGCATGAGCTATTGATCAAACCAGTATTGGTTGAGAGGAAAGATAGTTGGGGCGTTTATGAGCTTAAGTCAGATGACAAAGAAGTCACTTATCAGTTCAATGCGCAGAAGTTGCACTTTGACCATTGGTATATCGATCCAGATTCTATCCGTAAAGGGACTGGAGGTACTTTATCATTGATTGCGTTTATCATGGAGTTTAAGGAGTCGCTTCAGATACCTGAGCCAATGCTTCCAACTTATCTGGAAGAGATCAGCTGTACATTGTATGGAGCGGCATATAAGTATGGGGGAGAATGGCTGACTTCAGCAGAATTGGCAAATGCGACTTTTCAGCAAATTGAAGGTGCAATGATTGAAGGACACCCTTGTTTTATTGCAAACAATGGGCGTATAGGTTTTAGCGTTAGCGATTATCATCAATATTCTCCTGAAGCTTCCCAAGGGTTTAAAATACTATGGTTGGCAGGGCATAAAGACAATGCTATATTTACCTCAATCAATACCCTTTCTTATGAGCAGCTGGTAGAGCAGGAGCTAGGAAAGAAGCAACTTAAGCTTTTCGAAGGACAGTTGCTCGAAAGAGGGCTAAACCCTTCTGATTACTACTTTTTTCCAATGAATCCTTGGCAATGGGAGAATAAGCTCTCTTATGTGTTTGCGACTGATATTGCGACGAACCAATTGGTACTTTTAGGGGAGGGGGAAGACACCTACCAGCCTCAACAGTCCATCAGAACACTTTTCAATAAGTCAAACCCTGAAAAGTATTATGTGAAAACTGCTTTGTCTATTCAGAATATGGGATTTATGAGGGGACTTTCTCCATATTATATGCAAAGTACTCCAGAAATCACCATGTGGATTTCAGACTTGCTCAAAGAAGATCAATACTTGAGATCTTGTGGGTTTAGCATGCTAGGTGAAATAGCCACAATGGGGTATATAAACCGGAATTTTGAACCAATGGGCAGAACCAATATATACAATAAGATGCTGTCTGTATTATGGAGAGAAAGCCCTTTGGGTTATTTGAAAGCTAATCAGAAGCCGATGACAATGGCTGCTTTGCTCCATGTTGATCCTGATGGAAATGCGCTTCTGCCGCATTTAATCCAAACATCGGGTAAGGACGAAGCTACGTGGATAAGAAGCTACCTATCCAGTTATCTGGCGCCATTACTCCACTGCTTTTATGCATATGATCTTGTATTTATGCCACACGGTGAAAACATTATCCTGATTTTGGAAGATAATCTTCCTGTTGGAATGTTTATGAAAGATATTACGGAGGAAGTAGTAACCTTCAGGCCCAATGAAAATTACCCTGATAAAGTCCAAAGACTGGTAGTTGAGGCAGAAGATGAGGTCAAGGTACTGTCGATAGCTACAGATGTATTTGATTGTTTCTTTAGGTTTTTGGGACAGGTTATCGTAGCACATTGTGAAATGACAGAGAGGACCTTTTGGGAGCTTGTAGCTGACTGTATTGTCACCTATCAGCAATTGCATCCTGAATTTGAAGAAAAATACAAAAGCTGTGACTTGTTTGCAGATTCATTTATACGCTCTTGCCTTAACCGTCTACAGTTGAATAATCATAAGCAGATGGTTGATTTGTCTAACCCTGTAAATGGTTTACAGTTTATTGGACGTATAGATAATCCGTTAGCTACTTTACATAGCGTAAATGCGTAA
- a CDS encoding MFS transporter, with the protein MKIRFYLILMTLTAVVSDTMLHPFYPHFFSDRFDIQTPEHTGYYLAACCLTVMVAFPFWAYVNKKVHLFKILIYTQVIAGMLCISCYWIEDIELFWVVALSMIAFKGSYLLVYPFIMKIEEQENHASAISILSVVLHLGAILGAFIGGMMVDWFDTKLVFFVMAVGDFIQMGMCLYLRSIYDFDKELTVMAGQTQESRPSSSLFKIPTPILKVSIITLVLYFSTFMIRPFFSLYWEQVSEYDSKSTTGLVYAIPAFVGLAALWYNTKHKEQTNPFLGILPALGLGISGILLQGIPNDTAVLVGRIVYGWAVFQVYVKFDVIAFQLSSPADYAMDYSKIHFFQNIGVLSASIVAGWLVDWYDLQMPFWVAAAGFVMTLLIYYVSFRHEFERKLDIELVK; encoded by the coding sequence ATGAAAATACGATTTTATCTAATCCTGATGACGCTTACGGCTGTGGTCAGTGATACCATGTTGCACCCTTTTTATCCTCATTTTTTTTCAGACAGATTTGATATTCAAACACCAGAACATACGGGATACTATCTGGCAGCTTGTTGCCTGACAGTGATGGTAGCTTTCCCTTTTTGGGCATATGTCAACAAGAAAGTGCACCTGTTCAAAATTCTGATTTATACACAAGTTATAGCTGGGATGCTATGTATCAGTTGCTATTGGATAGAGGATATTGAACTGTTTTGGGTGGTGGCGCTTTCAATGATAGCGTTTAAGGGAAGTTACCTTTTGGTCTATCCGTTTATCATGAAAATAGAGGAGCAGGAGAACCATGCATCAGCCATAAGTATTCTGTCGGTGGTACTTCATCTCGGTGCCATTCTGGGTGCATTTATTGGGGGAATGATGGTGGACTGGTTTGATACAAAACTGGTATTCTTTGTCATGGCGGTCGGAGATTTTATACAGATGGGTATGTGTTTGTACCTGAGAAGCATTTATGACTTTGACAAGGAACTAACAGTGATGGCAGGTCAAACTCAGGAAAGTCGTCCAAGTTCCTCGTTGTTCAAGATTCCAACGCCAATCCTAAAAGTGAGTATCATTACCTTGGTGCTATACTTTAGCACTTTTATGATACGTCCATTTTTCTCATTGTACTGGGAACAGGTTTCTGAGTATGACAGCAAAAGTACAACAGGATTGGTCTATGCGATTCCTGCTTTTGTAGGACTGGCAGCATTGTGGTATAACACTAAACACAAGGAACAGACTAACCCATTTTTAGGAATTTTACCTGCTCTAGGTTTGGGCATTTCAGGAATCCTCTTGCAAGGAATTCCTAATGATACTGCTGTACTGGTTGGACGTATCGTATACGGGTGGGCAGTATTTCAGGTCTATGTGAAGTTTGATGTTATCGCCTTCCAGCTAAGTAGTCCTGCTGATTATGCAATGGATTATAGCAAGATTCACTTCTTTCAGAATATAGGCGTATTGTCCGCATCCATAGTAGCCGGATGGTTGGTAGATTGGTATGACCTTCAGATGCCATTCTGGGTAGCTGCTGCTGGATTTGTGATGACACTACTGATTTATTATGTATCGTTCAGACATGAGTTTGAACGCAAATTAGACATTGAATTGGTCAAATAA
- the ccsA gene encoding cytochrome c biogenesis protein: protein MRNEPKNKLWNLIVSNKLTLVALLAFALAMAYATFLENDFGTPYARNNIYNAWWFELLMGILGINFVANIFRYKLYRKAKLSILMFHLAFIIMILGAGITRYFGEEGLIRIREGQNSNIMIAQDRVLAVNIQSPTYSKSLEYFLHLFQDQPLDETLKFGEDQAPLTIHLDRYVPDAVQGVVEGDQQDEVVEIVAVTDGTRKSFFLENGGSVFINGHAFTLNHFKENAINLRNKNGTYLIHSPEAFEYMVMATQQQGRLFKAQADTLQLRALYRSADLSFVVKDVYIGKKLGYQSTEDKELKKDAADLLFLTISDNTTTRKVILPAVDGVVSTPQQLRIGNTLVQISYGPKLELLPFSLHLSDFQLKRYPGSVSPSSYSSELIVKDPVEGDFPVTISMNNVLDHQGYRFFQASYDLDELGTVLSVNQDYWGTRVTYVGYFLMMIGMLLSFFGRGSRFAEVSRQLKRMKYATIIIIPLLCPLLLKGADTPEKRLLIDRNHAEAFGKLLVQDMDGRIKPINTLASELLRKLTRKTYFTLPSSGQELNADQVFLSINQNPALWESIEIIKVDQEKGNPVFKALNIDPKPRLAFTDLIDKQGNYLLISQVEQAQQKKPAERSEQDNEVIKVDERFNIFYQALSGNYLKIFPQPNDPSDTWFNSGFINAGFKQEDAVFVQNILPAYYQDITEAQQTGDWSLADNKLAYLKTFQEVMGERLIPEQDRIKAELLYNKLNIYNSLFPLYWLFGLLLLVLAILKRFYLSKWLKWTFRTALFVVWLGFMAQTFNMGLRWYAGGYPPWSNGYEMLILVSWALLLFGFLFQRRSDFITPVVSLFSGTLLFVAFLDWLNPEITSLVPVLKSYWLKIHVAIIVSSYAPLALSALLGFLCLIFMTVKNDQFKKSIIELTLINELSMTIGLYMLAIGTFLGGIWANESWGRYWGWDPKETWALISIMVYAVVLHMRLIPSLRNLYAFNLASVVAFSSIVMTSFGVNYYLSGLHSYAAGDPLPIPSFVWWSIGIVTIVALAAYFRHTRKNLQKD, encoded by the coding sequence ATGAGAAATGAGCCTAAGAACAAACTTTGGAACCTGATTGTATCCAACAAACTGACACTTGTTGCGCTACTGGCTTTTGCTTTGGCTATGGCTTACGCCACTTTTCTTGAAAATGATTTTGGAACTCCCTATGCCCGTAATAATATATATAACGCATGGTGGTTCGAACTGCTGATGGGTATTTTGGGGATCAACTTCGTTGCCAATATATTCAGGTACAAACTATACCGTAAAGCCAAACTCAGCATTCTGATGTTCCACTTGGCTTTTATCATCATGATTCTTGGCGCAGGCATTACCCGCTATTTTGGAGAGGAAGGTTTGATCCGCATCAGGGAAGGTCAAAACTCTAACATAATGATTGCTCAAGACAGGGTACTTGCTGTTAATATCCAATCCCCTACTTATTCGAAATCATTAGAGTATTTCCTTCACTTATTTCAGGACCAACCACTTGATGAAACCTTAAAATTTGGAGAAGATCAAGCACCATTGACAATTCATCTTGACCGATATGTACCTGATGCTGTTCAGGGAGTCGTAGAAGGAGATCAGCAAGACGAGGTAGTAGAAATTGTAGCAGTTACGGATGGAACCAGAAAAAGCTTTTTCCTTGAGAATGGAGGCAGTGTATTTATCAACGGGCATGCCTTTACTTTAAACCATTTCAAGGAGAATGCGATCAACCTGCGCAATAAAAATGGTACTTACCTCATCCACTCACCAGAAGCTTTTGAATACATGGTCATGGCTACACAACAGCAAGGCAGGTTATTCAAGGCTCAGGCTGACACCTTGCAATTAAGAGCATTGTACCGTTCTGCTGACCTCAGCTTTGTGGTAAAAGATGTATACATAGGGAAAAAATTAGGTTACCAGTCCACGGAAGATAAAGAACTAAAGAAAGATGCTGCAGACCTCCTATTCCTGACCATCAGTGACAATACGACAACCCGAAAGGTTATCTTACCAGCTGTAGATGGCGTTGTCAGCACTCCGCAGCAATTAAGAATAGGCAATACACTTGTACAAATATCCTACGGACCAAAACTCGAACTATTACCATTTTCTCTTCACCTCTCTGACTTCCAGCTAAAAAGGTATCCAGGTTCTGTAAGCCCCTCTTCCTACAGTAGTGAACTAATAGTAAAAGACCCTGTGGAAGGTGATTTTCCTGTTACCATTTCCATGAACAATGTACTGGATCATCAGGGTTACCGTTTCTTTCAGGCTTCTTATGACCTTGATGAGCTAGGTACAGTACTTTCCGTCAATCAGGATTATTGGGGTACCCGTGTCACTTATGTAGGTTATTTCCTGATGATGATCGGAATGCTACTAAGTTTCTTTGGGCGAGGTTCCCGCTTTGCAGAAGTGAGCCGTCAACTGAAACGGATGAAATATGCCACCATCATTATTATTCCTCTTTTATGTCCTTTGCTACTGAAAGGAGCTGATACTCCTGAAAAAAGGCTGTTGATTGACCGCAATCATGCAGAAGCATTCGGAAAACTATTGGTACAGGATATGGATGGCAGGATTAAACCAATCAACACATTGGCTTCTGAATTACTTAGAAAACTGACCCGAAAAACTTACTTCACACTTCCTTCTTCAGGTCAGGAGCTAAATGCAGATCAAGTATTTCTGTCCATCAACCAAAACCCTGCCTTATGGGAATCTATAGAAATAATTAAGGTCGATCAGGAAAAAGGCAATCCCGTATTCAAAGCCTTAAATATAGATCCAAAACCACGACTTGCCTTTACTGACTTAATAGACAAGCAAGGTAACTACCTGCTGATTTCACAAGTGGAACAGGCTCAACAGAAAAAACCAGCTGAGCGGTCAGAGCAGGACAACGAAGTCATCAAGGTAGATGAACGGTTCAACATTTTCTATCAGGCGCTTTCGGGTAATTACCTGAAGATTTTCCCTCAGCCAAATGATCCATCAGACACTTGGTTCAATTCAGGGTTCATCAATGCAGGATTCAAGCAAGAGGATGCTGTATTCGTACAAAATATTCTTCCTGCCTACTATCAGGATATTACTGAAGCCCAACAAACCGGTGACTGGAGTCTAGCTGATAACAAGCTTGCCTATCTCAAAACTTTTCAGGAAGTAATGGGAGAAAGACTGATCCCCGAACAGGACAGGATTAAGGCCGAGCTGCTCTACAACAAACTCAACATTTATAACAGCCTATTTCCACTCTACTGGCTTTTTGGCTTGTTGTTACTCGTATTAGCTATCCTCAAAAGGTTTTACCTAAGCAAGTGGTTGAAATGGACTTTCCGAACAGCATTATTCGTAGTATGGCTTGGCTTTATGGCACAAACCTTCAATATGGGGTTACGCTGGTATGCAGGTGGCTACCCCCCATGGAGCAACGGATACGAAATGCTAATACTCGTATCTTGGGCTTTGTTATTGTTCGGTTTTTTGTTTCAGAGAAGAAGTGATTTTATCACACCAGTAGTCTCCCTGTTTAGCGGCACTTTGCTTTTTGTCGCTTTCCTTGATTGGCTCAACCCAGAGATCACTTCACTGGTTCCTGTACTGAAGTCCTATTGGCTCAAGATCCATGTAGCCATCATCGTCAGCAGTTATGCACCACTGGCACTTTCTGCATTGTTAGGTTTCCTCTGCCTAATCTTTATGACCGTTAAAAATGATCAATTCAAGAAAAGTATCATTGAACTTACCTTGATCAATGAACTGTCTATGACCATTGGACTATATATGTTGGCAATAGGCACCTTTTTAGGAGGTATTTGGGCCAACGAGTCATGGGGCAGGTACTGGGGATGGGACCCTAAGGAAACATGGGCACTGATTTCCATTATGGTATACGCTGTTGTACTGCATATGAGACTGATTCCTTCACTAAGGAACTTATATGCCTTTAACCTTGCTAGCGTAGTCGCATTTTCCTCCATAGTTATGACTTCATTCGGAGTTAACTATTACTTGTCAGGACTTCACTCCTATGCAGCCGGTGATCCTCTGCCCATCCCTTCTTTTGTGTGGTGGTCCATCGGGATTGTTACAATTGTCGCCTTGGCTGCTTATTTCCGTCATACAAGGAAAAACCTACAGAAGGATTAA